A genomic stretch from Ooceraea biroi isolate clonal line C1 chromosome 3, Obir_v5.4, whole genome shotgun sequence includes:
- the LOC105276946 gene encoding ALK tyrosine kinase receptor isoform X3 — MIRERPELASTIAGQTCDRQHVSTRGSGRGASLLRVVLILCCVMMIYGSNKVPRGIKELRDEMKNPRQALGYCDFEVPCNIWFWNRTSSFTRVTASSTSVILPSMDADNSTNGHFLWYRGPGYGQTWSMPLPRSIMYCRIEFWIYQVEMQHGGISLIVVDLNNSSVMSSKNGNNRATWERVSFEARAATPSYRLFLEVYAPFKNSSVAIDNVRLTNCFTGNVTFCTDDMFLCNEGTCLNRSQVCDLTYDCPGGEDELFGCDKIPEHARCNFQSGWCGWKNVSGRPLGWTLHSGPTPTDRTGPNLDHTYRNKTGIYAFVNMAQKSASGANVAYGSRATLESPLYNPTPPYSSDPMSPYFHSCQIRFYYHKYGTHAGSLGLYLVQVKPYGNYTDRIWWSYGDKLNADIWIKEVVALPEVKYRYFLQFEASKGFTSKGDIAIDDISFSPECFAIGVPPKVVGNFNYYNPLVERTLQHPDFENETVVRITACGATGRTGPTIEQCAEEHNGSDIELMPSLIIPTRDMSAFNLSGIQRWTAPRGEYYTLIGVGARGGMGSGGMGSTLGSVVRGVIELQKGDQLYFIVGQMGTNACPKNLGLTTVSCNSQAVITPRGSLLPHAFSSKVREVKNLEFKNGGGGGGGATAIFMLRTNSEPEPILVAGGGGGLGYGHFIDDGFQHGRGPVPVDKHLRPPSEIAEDIGGPGGSWNASWADSFDPQDVVGMSLIHGGLGGFGCELGKNESYGDGGFGGGGGGCQTGGGGGGYIGGNTGHKDSGNGEGGYSYASLKLTNIHFKDAAHYGPGEILIIPAISGCGCDYRCVALDQFLSETKCLCPQGWLLSNDSKSCIMIEDTKDIIRQTYMIPLICIIMALFVIVIIGVTYYNRYQNQKALLHRRHAMFGNGTELSALHGMPESSMELNPNYELDGNLYNLKDLPQIPHKNITLIKALGQGAFGEVYQGMCRIDSEEHPVAIKTLPSLSTMQAEADFMMEALIMSKFTHSNIVKFIGVSFEKHPRYIILELLAGGDLKNFLREERPRPDRATSLTMHDLITCSFDVANGCKYLEEAHFIHRDIAARNCLLTTKGPGRTVKIADFGMARDIYRSDYYKKDGKAMLPVKWMPPESFLDGIFTSKTDVWSFGILLWEIMSFGYMPYTGCTNREVISMVTAGGRLENPAGCPDPIYGIMTQCWHPRPNDRPSFANIVQSISYCLQDPSVINHPTPNFDILPICDRETTIMRPDPSAECINVQSENDEFVQQLDKRGYMQPKIISSRSAARNKGHIISGVIYNIRDEKIRSGDLQIGTFGRSECRQGTYGCNAYDFTQDTFRQAYDDENDYDDNYDDEMTEDCEDKCGVDQSDWQDSRTIHRTNNIEDGHNADNGNNRPDEDYHLIDSAKTDRRNGNESTTTTDTNSASLIARSSDTPPDTTNSSPNTRTCSPNRTAGLNNVNGTVKRNTLKATLSLDASALCRNTIPYEKITTQRSSTPGSMELRKDSLGHELPREEECSC; from the exons ATGATCAGAGAGCGGCCGGAGCTGGCGAGCACCATCGCGGGTCAGACGTGTGATCGTCAGCACGTGTCCACACGTGGCAGCGGCCGCGGCGCGTCATTGCTTCGCGTTGTCTTGATCCTTTGCTGCGTCATGATGATCTACGGTTCCAATAAGGTTCCGCGCGGGATCAAGGAGCTGCGAGACGAGATGAAGAATCCGCGCCAGGCACTAGGCTACTGCGATTTCGAGGTGCCTTGTAACATCTGGTTCTGGAACCGCACCTCGAGCTTCACGAGAGTCACGGCGTCGTCGACCAGCGTCATCCTGCCGTCCATGGACGCCGACAATTCTACAAACG GCCACTTCCTGTGGTACAGAGGTCCCGGATATGGTCAAACGTGGTCCATGCCGCTCCCCCGCTCAATCATGTACTGCCGCATCGAGTTTTGGATCTATCAGGTAGAGATGCAGCATGGCGGGATAAGTCTCATCGTCGTGGATCTGAACAACAGTAGTGTGATGTCGTCGAAAAACGGGAATAATCGTGCCAC ATGGGAGAGAGTATCCTTTGAGGCGCGCGCAGCCACTCCATCTTACAGATTATTCTTGGAGGTCTATGCGCCCTTTAAGAATTCAAGTGTCGCCATCGACAACGTTCGCCTAACAAATTGTTTCACAG GCAATGTTACTTTTTGTACGGATGATATGTTTCTATGTAACGAGGGTACCTGCTTGAACAGATCTCAGGTCTGCGATTTAACATACGATTGCCCTGGCGGCGAGGATGAACTGTTCGGATGCG ACAAGATACCTGAGCACGCAAGATGCAATTTCCAGAGCGGTTGGTGCGGATGGAAGAACGTTTCCGGGAGGCCTTTAGGCTGGACTCTCCATAGCGGCCCCACGCCGACTGACAGGACCGGACCCAATTTGGACCATACCTACCGTAACAAGACAG GGATTTACGCATTCGTGAACATGGCGCAAAAATCCGCATCTGGTGCAAACGTCGCGTATGGCAGTCGAGCCACTCTCGAGAGCCCTTTGTACAATCCAACGCCACCTTATAGCAGTGATCCCATGAGTCCTTACTTTCATTCATGTCAG ATACGATTCTACTACCACAAGTACGGTACACATGCTGGATCCCTGGGACTCTACCTGGTCCAGGTAAAGCCGTACGGCAATTACACCGACAGAATATGGTGGTCTTATGGAGATAAGTTAAACGCCGACATTTGGATAAAAGAGGTAGTTGCGCTACCTGAAGTAAAATATAG atattttttgcaatttgaGGCATCCAAGGGGTTTACTTCGAAAGGCGACATAGCGATCGATGATATTTCTTTCAGTCCAGAATGCTTCGCTATTG gaGTTCCACCGAAAGTTGtaggtaattttaattattacaatcccCTGGTTGAGAGAACGCTGCAGCATCCAGATTTTGAAAACGAAACAG TTGTCCGTATTACTGCTTGTGGAGCCACAGGCAGAACCGGTCCCACTATCGAGCAATGCGCCGAAGAACATAATGGAAGCGACATAGAACTAATGCCGTCGTTGATAATACCAACTCGCGATATGTCAGCTTTTAATCTGAGCGGCATTCAACGGTGGACCGCACCGCGTGGTGAATACTACAC TTTAATCGGCGTCGGAGCACGAGGCGGCATGGGTTCCGGTGGCATGGGCTCTACTCTGGGTTCCGTGGTGCGTGGTGTGATAGAGCTTCAGAAGGGCGACCAGCTGTATTTCATAGTGGGTCAGATGGGAACAAACGCCTGTCCCAAA AATCTCGGTTTGACGACAGTTAGCTGTAATTCACAAGCTGTCATTACACCTCGCGGGTCATTGTTGCCACATGCTTTCTCGTCAAAAGTACGAGAAGTGAAGAACCTTGAGTTCAAGaatggcggtggcggcggcggcggcgcgacAGCCATTTTTatg TTGAGGACAAACAGCGAGCCGGAACCTATCCTGGTCGCCGGAGGTGGTGGCGGTTTGGGATACGGTCACTTCATTGACGACGGTTTTCAACATGGACGTGGTCCTGTTCCTGTCGACAAACATCTACGTCCCCCATCCGAGATTGCAGAAGACATAG GTGGACCCGGTGGGAGTTGGAACGCCTCATGGGCTGACAGTTTCGATCCGCAAGATGTTGTGGGAATGTCATTGATTCACGGTGGTTTGGGAGGATTCGGCTGCGAGCTCGGGAAGAATGAGAGTTACGGTGATGGTGGCTTCGGTGGAGGCGGCGGCGGTTGTCAGaccggcggcggtggtggtggttaCATTG GCGGTAATACCGGACACAAGGACTCCGGTAATGGCGAGGGTGGTTACTCATATGCCAGTTTAAAACTCACGAATATCCACTTCAAGGACGCAGCTCATTACGGGCCGGGTGAAATCCTCATTATACCTGCGATCAGTGGCTGCGGCTGTGATTATCGCTGCGTTGCTCTCGATCAGTTTCTGAGCGAAACTAAGTGTCTCTGCCCTCAGGGTTGGTTGCTCAGCAACGACTCAAAGTCCTGCATCA TGATTGAGGACACCAAGGATATAATACGCCAAACATACATGATTCCgcttatatgtataatcatGGCCCTGTTCGTCATTGTCATAATTGGCGTAACATATT ATAACAGGTACCAAAACCAAAAAGCACTTCTACATCGCCGCCACGCGATGTTCGGCAACGGCACGGAATTGTCTGCGCTGCACGGGATGCCAGAATCCTCCATGGAATTAAACCCCAATTACGAGTTGGACGGAAATCTGTACAATCTCAAAGACCTGCCACAAATACCTCACAAGAACATTACTTTGATAAA AGCCCTCGGTCAAGGCGCTTTCGGCGAAGTTTATCAAGGTATGTGCAGGATCGACTCAGAGGAACATCCTGTCGCCATAAAGACGCTACCGTCTCTGTCCACGATGCAGGCAGAGGCTGATTTCATGATGGAGGCGTTGATAATGAGCAAATTTACGCACTCTAACATAGTGAAGTTTATCGGCGTCTCTTTTGAGAAGCATCCGAGATACATCATCCTCGAATTGTTAGCCGGGGGTGACCTTAAGAATTTCTTACGCGAAGAGAGACCTCGACCA GACCGAGCTACATCCTTAACGATGCACGATCTCATCACGTGCAGCTTCGATGTCGCGAATGGCTGCAAGTACTTGGAAGAGGCGCACTTCATACACCGAGACATCGCCGCTAGGAATTGCTTATTGACCACCAAGGGACCGGGGCGTACCGTGAAGATCGCGGATTTCGGCATGGCCAGGGACATTTACCGAAGCGATTATTACAAGAAAGACGGCAAGGCGATGCTGCCCGTAAAGTGGATGCCGCCCGAAAGCTTCCTGGACGGCATATTCACTTCGAAGACTGACGTATG GTCCTTCGGTATCCTTCTATGGGAGATCATGTCCTTCGGATATATGCCATACACCGGATGTACGAATCGCGAGGTCATATCGATGGTGACGGCCGGCGGCCGTCTCGAGAATCCTGCCGGTTGTCCGGATCCCATCTACGGGATCATGACGCAATGCTGGCACCCACGGCCTAACGACAGACCAAGCTTCGCCAATATCGTCCAGAGCATCAGTTATTGCTTGCAG GACCCGAGCGTGATAAATCACCCCACGCCTAATTTCGACATATTGCCCATCTGCGATCGCGAAACGACGATCATGAGACCAGACCCGAGCGCGGAGTGCATCAACGTGCAGTCTGAA aaCGACGAATTTGTGCAACAGCTGGACAAACGCGGTTACATGCAGCCGAAGATCATCAGTTCACGATCCGCTGCGCGTAACAAGGGGCACATAATAAGCGGCGTTATCTACAACATAAGGGACGAGAAGATTAGGAGCGGCGACTTGCAGATTGGAACTTTCGGAAGATCGGAATGCCGGCAGGGGACGTACGGTTGCAACGCGTATGATTTCACCCAGGATACTTTCAGACAAGCCTACGATGACGAGAATGATTACGATGATAATTATGACGACGAGATGACCGAAGATTGCgag GACAAATGCGGGGTCGACCAATCCGATTGGCAGGACAGCAGGACAATACATCGAACTAATAACATCGAAGATGGCCATAACGCAGATAACGGTAATAACCGTCCAGACGAGGACTATCACTTGATCGATAGCGCAAAAACGGACCGCAGGAACGGTAATGAGAGTACAACGACTACCGACACCAATTCCGCCTCCCTAATAGCGCGATCCTCGGACACCCCGCCCGACACGACGAACTCGTCGCCCAACACGCGCACCTGTTCGCCAAATCGCACCGCTGGCCTCAACAACGTGAACGGTACGGTGAAGAGGAACACCTTGAAGGCGACGCTGAGCCTGGACGCGAGTGCGCTCTGCAGAAACACCATTCCCTACGAGAAGATCACGACACAACGCTCGAGCACGCCGGGCAGTATGGAGCTGAGGAAG GATTCTCTGGGACATGAACTACCGAGAGAGGAGGAGTGCTCTTGCTGA
- the LOC105276946 gene encoding ALK tyrosine kinase receptor isoform X2, with amino-acid sequence MIRERPELASTIAGQTCDRQHVSTRGSGRGASLLRVVLILCCVMMIYGSNKVPRGIKELRDEMKNPRQALGYCDFEVPCNIWFWNRTSSFTRVTASSTSVILPSMDADNSTNGHFLWYRGPGYGQTWSMPLPRSIMYCRIEFWIYQVEMQHGGISLIVVDLNNSSVMSSKNGNNRATWERVSFEARAATPSYRLFLEVYAPFKNSSVAIDNVRLTNCFTGNVTFCTDDMFLCNEGTCLNRSQVCDLTYDCPGGEDELFGCDKIPEHARCNFQSGWCGWKNVSGRPLGWTLHSGPTPTDRTGPNLDHTYRNKTGIYAFVNMAQKSASGANVAYGSRATLESPLYNPTPPYSSDPMSPYFHSCQIRFYYHKYGTHAGSLGLYLVQVKPYGNYTDRIWWSYGDKLNADIWIKEVVALPEVKYRYFLQFEASKGFTSKGDIAIDDISFSPECFAIGVPPKVVGNFNYYNPLVERTLQHPDFENETVVRITACGATGRTGPTIEQCAEEHNGSDIELMPSLIIPTRDMSAFNLSGIQRWTAPRGEYYTLIGVGARGGMGSGGMGSTLGSVVRGVIELQKGDQLYFIVGQMGTNACPKNLGLTTVSCNSQAVITPRGSLLPHAFSSKVREVKNLEFKNGGGGGGGATAIFMLRTNSEPEPILVAGGGGGLGYGHFIDDGFQHGRGPVPVDKHLRPPSEIAEDIGNTSTCTRENTDTRVENTNLRRNLVGGPGGSWNASWADSFDPQDVVGMSLIHGGLGGFGCELGKNESYGDGGFGGGGGGCQTGGGGGGYIGGNTGHKDSGNGEGGYSYASLKLTNIHFKDAAHYGPGEILIIPAISGCGCDYRCVALDQFLSETKCLCPQGWLLSNDSKSCIMIEDTKDIIRQTYMIPLICIIMALFVIVIIGVTYYNRYQNQKALLHRRHAMFGNGTELSALHGMPESSMELNPNYELDGNLYNLKDLPQIPHKNITLIKALGQGAFGEVYQGMCRIDSEEHPVAIKTLPSLSTMQAEADFMMEALIMSKFTHSNIVKFIGVSFEKHPRYIILELLAGGDLKNFLREERPRPDRATSLTMHDLITCSFDVANGCKYLEEAHFIHRDIAARNCLLTTKGPGRTVKIADFGMARDIYRSDYYKKDGKAMLPVKWMPPESFLDGIFTSKTDVWSFGILLWEIMSFGYMPYTGCTNREVISMVTAGGRLENPAGCPDPIYGIMTQCWHPRPNDRPSFANIVQSISYCLQDPSVINHPTPNFDILPICDRETTIMRPDPSAECINVQSELDKRGYMQPKIISSRSAARNKGHIISGVIYNIRDEKIRSGDLQIGTFGRSECRQGTYGCNAYDFTQDTFRQAYDDENDYDDNYDDEMTEDCEDKCGVDQSDWQDSRTIHRTNNIEDGHNADNGNNRPDEDYHLIDSAKTDRRNGNESTTTTDTNSASLIARSSDTPPDTTNSSPNTRTCSPNRTAGLNNVNGTVKRNTLKATLSLDASALCRNTIPYEKITTQRSSTPGSMELRKDSLGHELPREEECSC; translated from the exons ATGATCAGAGAGCGGCCGGAGCTGGCGAGCACCATCGCGGGTCAGACGTGTGATCGTCAGCACGTGTCCACACGTGGCAGCGGCCGCGGCGCGTCATTGCTTCGCGTTGTCTTGATCCTTTGCTGCGTCATGATGATCTACGGTTCCAATAAGGTTCCGCGCGGGATCAAGGAGCTGCGAGACGAGATGAAGAATCCGCGCCAGGCACTAGGCTACTGCGATTTCGAGGTGCCTTGTAACATCTGGTTCTGGAACCGCACCTCGAGCTTCACGAGAGTCACGGCGTCGTCGACCAGCGTCATCCTGCCGTCCATGGACGCCGACAATTCTACAAACG GCCACTTCCTGTGGTACAGAGGTCCCGGATATGGTCAAACGTGGTCCATGCCGCTCCCCCGCTCAATCATGTACTGCCGCATCGAGTTTTGGATCTATCAGGTAGAGATGCAGCATGGCGGGATAAGTCTCATCGTCGTGGATCTGAACAACAGTAGTGTGATGTCGTCGAAAAACGGGAATAATCGTGCCAC ATGGGAGAGAGTATCCTTTGAGGCGCGCGCAGCCACTCCATCTTACAGATTATTCTTGGAGGTCTATGCGCCCTTTAAGAATTCAAGTGTCGCCATCGACAACGTTCGCCTAACAAATTGTTTCACAG GCAATGTTACTTTTTGTACGGATGATATGTTTCTATGTAACGAGGGTACCTGCTTGAACAGATCTCAGGTCTGCGATTTAACATACGATTGCCCTGGCGGCGAGGATGAACTGTTCGGATGCG ACAAGATACCTGAGCACGCAAGATGCAATTTCCAGAGCGGTTGGTGCGGATGGAAGAACGTTTCCGGGAGGCCTTTAGGCTGGACTCTCCATAGCGGCCCCACGCCGACTGACAGGACCGGACCCAATTTGGACCATACCTACCGTAACAAGACAG GGATTTACGCATTCGTGAACATGGCGCAAAAATCCGCATCTGGTGCAAACGTCGCGTATGGCAGTCGAGCCACTCTCGAGAGCCCTTTGTACAATCCAACGCCACCTTATAGCAGTGATCCCATGAGTCCTTACTTTCATTCATGTCAG ATACGATTCTACTACCACAAGTACGGTACACATGCTGGATCCCTGGGACTCTACCTGGTCCAGGTAAAGCCGTACGGCAATTACACCGACAGAATATGGTGGTCTTATGGAGATAAGTTAAACGCCGACATTTGGATAAAAGAGGTAGTTGCGCTACCTGAAGTAAAATATAG atattttttgcaatttgaGGCATCCAAGGGGTTTACTTCGAAAGGCGACATAGCGATCGATGATATTTCTTTCAGTCCAGAATGCTTCGCTATTG gaGTTCCACCGAAAGTTGtaggtaattttaattattacaatcccCTGGTTGAGAGAACGCTGCAGCATCCAGATTTTGAAAACGAAACAG TTGTCCGTATTACTGCTTGTGGAGCCACAGGCAGAACCGGTCCCACTATCGAGCAATGCGCCGAAGAACATAATGGAAGCGACATAGAACTAATGCCGTCGTTGATAATACCAACTCGCGATATGTCAGCTTTTAATCTGAGCGGCATTCAACGGTGGACCGCACCGCGTGGTGAATACTACAC TTTAATCGGCGTCGGAGCACGAGGCGGCATGGGTTCCGGTGGCATGGGCTCTACTCTGGGTTCCGTGGTGCGTGGTGTGATAGAGCTTCAGAAGGGCGACCAGCTGTATTTCATAGTGGGTCAGATGGGAACAAACGCCTGTCCCAAA AATCTCGGTTTGACGACAGTTAGCTGTAATTCACAAGCTGTCATTACACCTCGCGGGTCATTGTTGCCACATGCTTTCTCGTCAAAAGTACGAGAAGTGAAGAACCTTGAGTTCAAGaatggcggtggcggcggcggcggcgcgacAGCCATTTTTatg TTGAGGACAAACAGCGAGCCGGAACCTATCCTGGTCGCCGGAGGTGGTGGCGGTTTGGGATACGGTCACTTCATTGACGACGGTTTTCAACATGGACGTGGTCCTGTTCCTGTCGACAAACATCTACGTCCCCCATCCGAGATTGCAGAAGACATAGGTAATACTTCAACATGCACGCGTGAGAATACAGACACTCGAGTAGAGAATACAAATTTGAGGCGAAATCTCGTAGGTGGACCCGGTGGGAGTTGGAACGCCTCATGGGCTGACAGTTTCGATCCGCAAGATGTTGTGGGAATGTCATTGATTCACGGTGGTTTGGGAGGATTCGGCTGCGAGCTCGGGAAGAATGAGAGTTACGGTGATGGTGGCTTCGGTGGAGGCGGCGGCGGTTGTCAGaccggcggcggtggtggtggttaCATTG GCGGTAATACCGGACACAAGGACTCCGGTAATGGCGAGGGTGGTTACTCATATGCCAGTTTAAAACTCACGAATATCCACTTCAAGGACGCAGCTCATTACGGGCCGGGTGAAATCCTCATTATACCTGCGATCAGTGGCTGCGGCTGTGATTATCGCTGCGTTGCTCTCGATCAGTTTCTGAGCGAAACTAAGTGTCTCTGCCCTCAGGGTTGGTTGCTCAGCAACGACTCAAAGTCCTGCATCA TGATTGAGGACACCAAGGATATAATACGCCAAACATACATGATTCCgcttatatgtataatcatGGCCCTGTTCGTCATTGTCATAATTGGCGTAACATATT ATAACAGGTACCAAAACCAAAAAGCACTTCTACATCGCCGCCACGCGATGTTCGGCAACGGCACGGAATTGTCTGCGCTGCACGGGATGCCAGAATCCTCCATGGAATTAAACCCCAATTACGAGTTGGACGGAAATCTGTACAATCTCAAAGACCTGCCACAAATACCTCACAAGAACATTACTTTGATAAA AGCCCTCGGTCAAGGCGCTTTCGGCGAAGTTTATCAAGGTATGTGCAGGATCGACTCAGAGGAACATCCTGTCGCCATAAAGACGCTACCGTCTCTGTCCACGATGCAGGCAGAGGCTGATTTCATGATGGAGGCGTTGATAATGAGCAAATTTACGCACTCTAACATAGTGAAGTTTATCGGCGTCTCTTTTGAGAAGCATCCGAGATACATCATCCTCGAATTGTTAGCCGGGGGTGACCTTAAGAATTTCTTACGCGAAGAGAGACCTCGACCA GACCGAGCTACATCCTTAACGATGCACGATCTCATCACGTGCAGCTTCGATGTCGCGAATGGCTGCAAGTACTTGGAAGAGGCGCACTTCATACACCGAGACATCGCCGCTAGGAATTGCTTATTGACCACCAAGGGACCGGGGCGTACCGTGAAGATCGCGGATTTCGGCATGGCCAGGGACATTTACCGAAGCGATTATTACAAGAAAGACGGCAAGGCGATGCTGCCCGTAAAGTGGATGCCGCCCGAAAGCTTCCTGGACGGCATATTCACTTCGAAGACTGACGTATG GTCCTTCGGTATCCTTCTATGGGAGATCATGTCCTTCGGATATATGCCATACACCGGATGTACGAATCGCGAGGTCATATCGATGGTGACGGCCGGCGGCCGTCTCGAGAATCCTGCCGGTTGTCCGGATCCCATCTACGGGATCATGACGCAATGCTGGCACCCACGGCCTAACGACAGACCAAGCTTCGCCAATATCGTCCAGAGCATCAGTTATTGCTTGCAG GACCCGAGCGTGATAAATCACCCCACGCCTAATTTCGACATATTGCCCATCTGCGATCGCGAAACGACGATCATGAGACCAGACCCGAGCGCGGAGTGCATCAACGTGCAGTCTGAA CTGGACAAACGCGGTTACATGCAGCCGAAGATCATCAGTTCACGATCCGCTGCGCGTAACAAGGGGCACATAATAAGCGGCGTTATCTACAACATAAGGGACGAGAAGATTAGGAGCGGCGACTTGCAGATTGGAACTTTCGGAAGATCGGAATGCCGGCAGGGGACGTACGGTTGCAACGCGTATGATTTCACCCAGGATACTTTCAGACAAGCCTACGATGACGAGAATGATTACGATGATAATTATGACGACGAGATGACCGAAGATTGCgag GACAAATGCGGGGTCGACCAATCCGATTGGCAGGACAGCAGGACAATACATCGAACTAATAACATCGAAGATGGCCATAACGCAGATAACGGTAATAACCGTCCAGACGAGGACTATCACTTGATCGATAGCGCAAAAACGGACCGCAGGAACGGTAATGAGAGTACAACGACTACCGACACCAATTCCGCCTCCCTAATAGCGCGATCCTCGGACACCCCGCCCGACACGACGAACTCGTCGCCCAACACGCGCACCTGTTCGCCAAATCGCACCGCTGGCCTCAACAACGTGAACGGTACGGTGAAGAGGAACACCTTGAAGGCGACGCTGAGCCTGGACGCGAGTGCGCTCTGCAGAAACACCATTCCCTACGAGAAGATCACGACACAACGCTCGAGCACGCCGGGCAGTATGGAGCTGAGGAAG GATTCTCTGGGACATGAACTACCGAGAGAGGAGGAGTGCTCTTGCTGA